A DNA window from Pseudodesulfovibrio thermohalotolerans contains the following coding sequences:
- the mqnE gene encoding aminofutalosine synthase MqnE, which produces MNLFKSDYFDNMNLADIRDKVETGQRLSFEDGLRLFRCPEPLAVGALAHRARTRLHGDKAFYVVNRHINYTNVCVNGCVFCAYQREEGQSGGFVLTREDVLAKLEAAPLPPREVHVVGGCHPRLGLAYFEDLLSTVRDRYPDAILKCFTAVEIAHFASLEGISTREVLSHLKEAGLGMLPGGGAEIFAPDVRERLCPRKATADEWLAIHEEAHGLGLKTNATMLFGHIESLEDRVDHLIRLRESQDRGGGYTCFIPLPFLTENSQLKIDNPLTGLEELRTIAVSRLLLDNIPHIKAYWVMLGVKQAQAALKFGADDFDGTVIEEKIGHEAGATSEQGLTRSELEDMIRGCGCTPVERDGFFNEV; this is translated from the coding sequence ATGAACCTGTTCAAAAGCGACTATTTCGACAACATGAATCTGGCCGACATCCGGGACAAGGTCGAGACGGGCCAACGTCTCTCCTTCGAGGACGGCCTGCGTCTCTTCCGCTGCCCGGAACCGCTGGCCGTGGGCGCGCTGGCCCATCGCGCGCGCACCCGCCTGCATGGCGACAAGGCGTTCTATGTGGTCAACCGCCACATCAACTACACCAACGTCTGCGTCAACGGCTGCGTCTTCTGCGCCTACCAACGCGAGGAGGGGCAAAGCGGCGGCTTCGTCCTCACCCGCGAGGATGTCCTTGCCAAGCTTGAAGCGGCCCCGCTTCCGCCGCGCGAGGTCCACGTCGTGGGCGGCTGCCACCCAAGGCTCGGCCTGGCCTATTTCGAGGACCTCCTCAGCACTGTCCGCGACCGCTATCCGGACGCGATTCTCAAATGTTTCACCGCCGTGGAAATCGCCCACTTCGCGAGCCTGGAGGGCATCTCCACCCGCGAGGTCCTCTCTCACCTCAAGGAAGCCGGACTCGGTATGCTGCCCGGCGGCGGAGCCGAGATTTTCGCTCCGGATGTCAGGGAACGGCTCTGCCCGCGCAAGGCCACGGCGGACGAATGGCTGGCCATCCACGAAGAAGCCCACGGACTCGGTCTCAAGACCAACGCCACCATGCTCTTCGGCCACATCGAATCCCTGGAGGACCGCGTGGACCATCTTATCCGGCTCCGCGAATCCCAGGATCGTGGCGGCGGCTATACCTGCTTCATCCCGCTCCCCTTCCTGACCGAAAACAGCCAGCTCAAGATCGATAACCCGCTGACCGGACTTGAAGAGTTGCGAACCATCGCCGTGTCCCGCCTGCTCCTCGACAACATCCCGCACATCAAGGCCTACTGGGTCATGCTCGGCGTCAAGCAGGCCCAGGCCGCACTCAAATTCGGGGCGGACGACTTCGATGGCACCGTCATCGAGGAAAAGATCGGGCATGAGGCCGGAGCCACCTCCGAACAGGGACTGACCAGATCCGAACTCGAAGACATGATTCGGGGCTGCGGCTGCACTCCCGTCGAACGCGACGGCTTTTTCAACGAAGTGTAA
- a CDS encoding TetR/AcrR family transcriptional regulator — protein sequence MTTKKTFENLPEEKQRRVLDEATVEFAEHGYHQASINRIVDRLGIAKGSLFKYFGTKQGLFEHIFGHAVAGFKKPLKAIRATPDLDFFERIEQSFLAGAKFVDEHPNLYRIYLKMLFNENFPLRERFLGEIRGANAKYLRQLIENGIKAGELPVSLDVDMAVFTLHAVMDRFLQGYAVPSLDNGLAPAANLQARARALAAFLRHGLADTPSQE from the coding sequence ATGACAACAAAAAAAACCTTTGAAAACCTGCCGGAAGAAAAGCAACGTCGCGTTCTGGACGAAGCGACGGTAGAATTCGCCGAGCACGGCTATCATCAGGCGTCCATCAACCGCATTGTGGACCGTCTGGGTATCGCCAAGGGATCGCTGTTCAAATATTTCGGCACCAAACAGGGATTGTTCGAGCACATCTTCGGCCACGCCGTGGCCGGTTTCAAAAAACCGCTCAAAGCCATCCGCGCCACGCCCGACCTCGATTTCTTCGAGCGCATTGAGCAGAGTTTTCTGGCCGGGGCCAAGTTCGTGGACGAGCACCCCAACCTTTACCGCATCTATCTGAAGATGCTCTTCAACGAGAATTTTCCGTTGCGCGAACGCTTTCTCGGCGAAATCCGGGGGGCCAACGCCAAGTACCTCCGCCAGCTCATCGAGAACGGCATCAAGGCCGGAGAGCTTCCGGTCTCTCTGGACGTGGACATGGCAGTCTTCACCCTGCACGCGGTCATGGACCGCTTCCTCCAGGGATACGCCGTGCCCTCACTGGACAACGGGCTCGCCCCGGCAGCCAACCTGCAGGCCCGCGCCCGCGCCCTGGCCGCATTCCTGCGCCATGGCCTGGCCGACACCCCTTCACAGGAGTAA
- a CDS encoding 1,4-dihydroxy-6-naphthoate synthase yields MQETLTLGYSPCPNDTFIFHALTTGLVPWPGGLDVTLADVEELNGLAAQGALDVVKVSTAAAASILDDYVLLRAGGAMGYGAGPVLVAGRSRPFASLDGCKVAIPGERTTANLIFGLCCREVNISVTRLPMVFDEVMPAVEAGLADAGVVIHEGRFTFAGRGLYRVLDLGAWWEAHTGLPIPLGAIAIKRSLGEETARRMNEAIRQSLLYARRKPEAGRDYIRGHAQELSPSVIRTHIETFVTDYSLDVGEAGIQAVSRLLTEAGCGREDIFIRI; encoded by the coding sequence ATGCAAGAAACACTGACTCTCGGCTATTCTCCCTGTCCCAATGACACATTCATCTTTCATGCGCTTACAACCGGGCTTGTCCCATGGCCGGGCGGGCTCGACGTGACTCTGGCTGACGTGGAGGAACTCAACGGACTGGCGGCGCAAGGCGCGTTGGACGTGGTCAAGGTATCCACGGCTGCCGCCGCGTCCATTCTAGATGATTACGTGCTTTTGCGCGCGGGCGGAGCCATGGGCTACGGGGCCGGTCCCGTGCTGGTGGCGGGGAGGTCAAGGCCGTTCGCGTCCCTGGACGGCTGCAAGGTGGCCATTCCGGGCGAGCGGACAACGGCCAATCTGATTTTCGGCCTGTGCTGTCGTGAGGTCAACATATCGGTCACGCGCTTGCCCATGGTCTTCGACGAGGTCATGCCCGCCGTCGAGGCGGGGCTGGCGGACGCGGGCGTGGTCATTCACGAGGGACGATTCACCTTCGCCGGGCGCGGTCTGTACCGGGTGCTTGATCTGGGGGCGTGGTGGGAGGCGCATACGGGACTTCCCATCCCGTTGGGTGCCATCGCCATCAAGCGGTCGCTGGGCGAGGAAACGGCTCGGCGCATGAACGAAGCCATTCGCCAGAGCCTGCTGTACGCCCGCCGCAAGCCCGAGGCCGGGCGTGACTATATTCGGGGGCACGCCCAGGAGTTGAGCCCCTCGGTCATCCGTACCCACATAGAGACCTTTGTTACGGACTACAGCTTGGATGTCGGAGAGGCCGGGATACAGGCGGTTTCGCGTCTGCTGACCGAAGCAGGCTGTGGACGCGAGGATATTTTCATCCGGATTTAG
- a CDS encoding DMT family transporter, whose protein sequence is MVFIEGKTRALAALWAAVLLWASSFIVLKIAFQRFDPMVVIFGRMFVASLCFLLVFKNLRRIDYQPGDWKLLAFMGICEPGLYFVFEAMALTYTDASQAGMICALLPLMVAVAARLTLKEPLKWRTVAGFCLAIVGAVILSSVAEPTATASNPTLGNFLEFLAMVCACGYMISLKKLTPRYSPWFLTMVQAFVGSAFYFPLLFLPSTELPTAFDFTGVAAVLYLGVFVSLGAYGMYNYGMSKIPTAQASAFINLIPVITLGMGFVLLGERLNWMQYAASALVIAGVYVSQDAKSKKAASTD, encoded by the coding sequence ATGGTGTTTATCGAAGGGAAAACGCGCGCATTGGCGGCACTTTGGGCCGCTGTGCTGCTGTGGGCCAGTTCGTTTATAGTTCTCAAGATCGCCTTTCAGCGCTTCGATCCCATGGTGGTCATTTTCGGCCGCATGTTCGTGGCCTCGCTCTGCTTTCTGCTGGTCTTCAAGAACCTGCGAAGGATCGACTATCAGCCGGGCGACTGGAAGCTGCTTGCTTTCATGGGCATCTGCGAGCCCGGGCTCTATTTCGTATTCGAAGCCATGGCCCTGACCTACACGGACGCCTCTCAGGCCGGAATGATCTGCGCCCTGCTGCCGCTCATGGTGGCCGTGGCTGCCCGCCTGACGTTGAAGGAGCCGCTGAAATGGCGAACCGTCGCCGGATTCTGCCTGGCCATCGTCGGCGCGGTGATCCTGTCCAGCGTAGCCGAGCCAACGGCCACTGCCTCCAACCCGACGCTCGGCAACTTCCTTGAGTTTCTGGCCATGGTCTGCGCCTGCGGCTACATGATCTCCCTCAAGAAGCTCACTCCCCGCTACAGCCCGTGGTTCCTGACCATGGTCCAGGCGTTCGTGGGCTCGGCGTTCTATTTCCCGCTCCTGTTTCTGCCCTCCACCGAGCTGCCCACGGCCTTCGACTTCACCGGAGTCGCCGCCGTACTCTATCTGGGAGTATTCGTGAGCCTCGGCGCCTATGGGATGTACAACTACGGGATGTCCAAGATTCCCACGGCCCAGGCGTCGGCGTTCATCAACCTCATCCCGGTCATCACCTTGGGCATGGGGTTTGTCCTGCTGGGAGAACGACTCAACTGGATGCAGTACGCGGCCTCGGCCCTGGTCATCGCCGGTGTCTATGTCAGCCAGGACGCCAAGTCGAAAAAAGCCGCTTCGACCGACTAA
- the yjgA gene encoding ribosome biogenesis factor YjgA produces the protein MAKRKSTYRPEEFDEFEDRPSRSQLKRDMIALQQLGADLAALGDKIVKEADLPPEVEKALLLIKTMTKHEAKRRHMQYVGKLMRTFDTTHVCELVEAAKLGHSIKTNEFKRVESLRDRLVGGDDDLLQTLFEHHPEEGRQLRQLTLGARRENANGKPPKNSRALFRLLRSLPDEN, from the coding sequence ATGGCCAAGAGAAAAAGCACCTATCGTCCTGAGGAATTCGACGAGTTCGAAGATCGCCCAAGCCGCTCCCAACTCAAGCGCGACATGATCGCCCTGCAACAACTCGGAGCCGACCTGGCGGCGCTGGGCGACAAGATCGTCAAGGAAGCCGACCTGCCTCCCGAGGTGGAAAAGGCTCTGCTGCTCATCAAGACCATGACCAAGCACGAGGCCAAACGACGCCACATGCAGTATGTGGGCAAGCTCATGCGCACCTTCGACACCACCCACGTATGCGAGCTGGTGGAGGCCGCCAAACTTGGCCACTCCATCAAAACCAACGAGTTCAAACGGGTGGAATCCCTCCGCGACCGCCTCGTCGGCGGCGACGACGACCTGCTCCAGACCCTTTTCGAACACCACCCGGAAGAGGGACGGCAACTCCGCCAACTGACCCTCGGCGCGCGCCGCGAAAACGCCAACGGCAAGCCCCCCAAGAATTCCCGCGCCCTGTTTCGCCTTCTCCGCAGTCTGCCGGACGAGAACTGA
- a CDS encoding ABC-type transport auxiliary lipoprotein family protein, producing MKRYVILAAALIAALAASACVKLGAQPLDKRFYQISPVRTAQKADAPKDIILLVRRLSASDLYNTRELVYRGADGHIESDFYNKFFVPPSNMLTTELRRWLSASGLFKHVIEPGSMVVPGLTVEGAVNALYGDYSAEQPAAVVEMQFFAVDESTQDNAIVFSGSYKERIPMSSTDPDALVQAMTVAVQNIYANLETDMAAAPLKD from the coding sequence ATGAAACGATACGTCATACTCGCCGCCGCGCTGATCGCGGCCCTGGCAGCGTCCGCCTGCGTCAAGCTGGGCGCTCAGCCCCTGGATAAGCGATTCTACCAGATATCCCCTGTGCGAACCGCTCAAAAGGCCGACGCCCCCAAGGACATCATCCTTCTGGTCCGCCGTCTGTCGGCCTCCGACCTGTACAATACCCGCGAGCTGGTCTACAGGGGGGCCGACGGGCATATCGAATCCGACTTCTACAACAAGTTCTTCGTTCCCCCATCCAACATGCTGACCACGGAACTACGCCGCTGGCTGAGCGCGTCCGGCCTGTTCAAGCATGTCATCGAACCGGGCAGCATGGTCGTGCCGGGGCTGACTGTGGAAGGGGCGGTCAACGCCCTGTACGGCGACTACTCCGCCGAACAGCCCGCAGCCGTGGTCGAGATGCAGTTCTTCGCGGTGGACGAGTCCACCCAGGACAACGCGATCGTCTTTTCAGGGTCGTACAAGGAACGCATCCCGATGTCCTCGACCGACCCGGACGCCCTGGTCCAAGCCATGACCGTGGCCGTCCAAAATATTTACGCAAACCTTGAAACCGACATGGCCGCCGCGCCGCTCAAAGATTGA
- a CDS encoding MlaD family protein, with translation MVRKKDYFKLGLYIVLGTGMLLAVVIILGAGRYFQTSYPLETYFDESVNGLSVGSPVKLRGVQVGRVAEINFVTNIYELSHTHEVRYVYVRCEVNPDLFEEMTEKEFNAHIERETKRGMRIRTTSLGLTGQLFLNTIYEDPKANPPLPIKWTPRYAYVPSVPSTLSRIEEAFTTISKTLSGLKQEDIESIITDVKSIVNTLDNFMKAEGGKEAGAKILDILRSTESILARSDEILADPAAETIIPNTASVLANVNRITEESADDIIQTAAEARQAIAGFKQATLNLSKAMADPRMDEAMDNIAPTLDNISKASAALAAAVGKVHILVNRLNGVVASEETNIRSILEDTREIMLNVKELTDEAKRYPSGLFFGTPPSKPHPENN, from the coding sequence ATGGTACGCAAAAAAGATTACTTCAAGCTCGGACTCTATATCGTCCTCGGCACGGGAATGCTCCTGGCGGTCGTCATCATCCTCGGAGCCGGACGCTACTTCCAGACGTCCTATCCCCTGGAAACCTACTTCGACGAATCCGTCAACGGGCTGTCCGTCGGCTCCCCGGTGAAACTGCGCGGCGTCCAGGTAGGCCGCGTGGCCGAGATCAACTTCGTGACGAACATCTACGAACTTTCCCACACCCACGAAGTGCGCTACGTCTACGTCCGGTGTGAAGTCAACCCGGACCTCTTCGAGGAAATGACCGAGAAGGAATTCAACGCCCATATCGAACGAGAAACCAAACGCGGAATGCGCATCCGGACCACCTCCCTGGGCCTGACCGGCCAGCTTTTCCTGAACACGATCTACGAAGACCCGAAGGCCAATCCGCCCCTGCCCATCAAATGGACCCCGAGATATGCCTATGTCCCGTCGGTGCCGTCCACCCTGAGCCGGATCGAGGAAGCCTTCACCACCATCAGCAAGACGCTGAGCGGCCTGAAACAGGAAGACATCGAATCCATCATCACGGACGTCAAATCCATCGTCAACACCCTCGACAACTTCATGAAGGCCGAGGGGGGCAAGGAAGCGGGCGCCAAAATCCTCGACATCCTCCGATCCACCGAAAGCATCCTGGCCCGCTCGGACGAGATCCTCGCTGATCCCGCAGCCGAAACCATCATCCCGAACACGGCTTCGGTCCTGGCAAACGTCAACCGGATCACCGAGGAATCGGCGGACGACATCATCCAAACGGCCGCCGAAGCCAGACAGGCCATCGCGGGCTTCAAGCAAGCCACTCTCAACCTGAGCAAGGCCATGGCCGACCCCCGCATGGACGAAGCCATGGACAACATAGCCCCCACCCTGGACAACATTTCCAAGGCGTCGGCGGCCCTGGCCGCAGCCGTGGGCAAGGTCCACATCCTGGTCAATCGCCTCAATGGGGTTGTCGCCTCCGAGGAGACGAACATCCGCTCCATCCTTGAAGACACCAGGGAAATAATGCTGAACGTCAAGGAACTCACGGACGAGGCCAAGCGGTATCCGTCCGGTCTGTTTTTCGGCACTCCGCCGAGCAAACCTCACCCCGAGAACAACTAA
- a CDS encoding ABC transporter ATP-binding protein — MTDETPIISVRNLTCGYGDHVVVDNVTFDVHRGEVFIILGGSGCGKSTLLKNMIGLVEPMSGQVHFGEDELTSASDDARQAIMRKFGVMYQMGALFGSMSVLQNVMLPLEEFTDLPPEAIELVALSKLAMVDMEHAAYKMPSALSGGMKKRAAIARAMSLDPGILFLDEPGAGLDPISSAVLDDLILDLSKNLGITFVIVTHELESIYKIADRVIMLDKAVKSIVAEGDPRVLRDTSDNLFVKRFFHRQPNIGVPEHDPAEQPSAQG, encoded by the coding sequence ATGACGGACGAAACCCCAATCATCAGCGTGCGCAACCTGACCTGCGGCTACGGCGACCACGTAGTGGTGGACAACGTCACCTTCGATGTCCACAGAGGCGAAGTCTTCATCATCCTCGGCGGCTCGGGCTGCGGCAAGTCGACCCTGCTCAAGAACATGATCGGCCTGGTGGAGCCCATGTCCGGCCAGGTCCATTTCGGCGAGGATGAACTAACCTCGGCCAGCGACGACGCGCGTCAGGCCATCATGCGCAAATTCGGAGTCATGTATCAGATGGGCGCGCTTTTCGGGTCCATGTCCGTACTCCAGAACGTCATGCTCCCGCTGGAGGAATTCACCGACCTTCCGCCCGAGGCCATCGAACTCGTCGCCCTGTCAAAGCTGGCCATGGTAGACATGGAGCACGCGGCCTACAAGATGCCCTCGGCACTGTCGGGAGGCATGAAAAAACGGGCCGCCATCGCCCGGGCCATGTCGCTCGATCCAGGCATCCTCTTTCTGGACGAGCCAGGCGCGGGCCTGGACCCCATTTCCAGCGCGGTCCTGGATGACCTGATCCTCGATCTTTCAAAAAACCTCGGCATCACCTTCGTCATTGTTACCCATGAATTGGAAAGCATTTACAAAATAGCGGACCGAGTCATCATGCTCGACAAAGCGGTCAAATCCATCGTGGCCGAAGGCGATCCCCGCGTGTTGCGGGACACATCGGACAACCTGTTCGTCAAACGATTCTTCCACCGGCAGCCGAACATAGGCGTCCCCGAACACGATCCGGCCGAACAACCGTCAGCCCAAGGATAG
- a CDS encoding ABC transporter permease — MKAKDNHNRTDAQVSIAVQGDGLTIALSGRLDAAGTASVWNEAVKGASSAGFARLIADCGGVTYMDGSGVALLLKLKELCAGKKAAIDLANLSEEDRGLISLTWESTLPERRDGDTERRDADDGTSAGDLWRNTREMIAFVGESFSLIGQVIAHPRQIRWKDVALACINVGVESMFIIVLIGFLMGLIMSFQSAISLQRFGGEIFVPNMLGLVMFREMGPLVTSILLAARSGSAFAAEIGTMKINEELDALTTMGLSPMRFLVVPKIIATILMVPLMTMFFNLASLVGGAVVMLSMGYPLVTFTSRVFSYLSMTDFWGGMVKGLVFSFLVAGVGCLRGIQTRSGASAVGLSTTSAVVSGIILIAFADGLFAVVYYYLGI; from the coding sequence ATGAAAGCCAAAGACAACCACAACCGGACCGACGCGCAGGTCTCCATCGCCGTCCAGGGCGACGGGCTGACCATAGCCCTGTCCGGCCGCCTGGATGCGGCGGGCACGGCCTCGGTCTGGAACGAGGCCGTCAAGGGCGCGTCTTCCGCAGGATTTGCCAGGCTGATCGCCGACTGCGGCGGAGTGACTTATATGGACGGCTCGGGCGTGGCCCTGCTCCTCAAACTGAAAGAACTTTGCGCCGGGAAAAAGGCCGCCATCGATCTCGCCAACCTGAGCGAAGAGGACAGGGGACTGATTTCCCTGACCTGGGAATCCACTCTTCCGGAACGGCGCGACGGTGACACGGAAAGGCGCGACGCCGACGACGGGACTTCGGCCGGAGATCTTTGGCGCAACACCCGCGAAATGATCGCCTTCGTGGGCGAATCCTTTTCCCTGATCGGCCAGGTGATCGCCCACCCGCGCCAGATCCGATGGAAAGACGTAGCCCTGGCCTGCATCAACGTGGGCGTGGAGTCCATGTTCATCATCGTGCTCATAGGCTTCCTCATGGGGCTTATCATGTCCTTCCAGTCCGCCATCAGCCTGCAACGGTTCGGCGGCGAGATATTCGTCCCCAACATGCTCGGCCTGGTCATGTTTCGGGAGATGGGCCCGCTGGTCACCTCCATTCTCCTGGCGGCCCGTTCCGGCTCGGCCTTCGCCGCCGAAATCGGAACAATGAAGATCAATGAGGAACTGGACGCCCTGACAACCATGGGGCTTTCCCCCATGCGTTTTCTTGTGGTTCCCAAGATTATCGCTACGATTCTCATGGTCCCGCTGATGACCATGTTCTTCAACCTGGCCAGCCTGGTGGGCGGCGCGGTGGTCATGCTCTCCATGGGCTACCCCCTGGTGACATTCACCTCGCGCGTCTTCTCCTACCTCAGCATGACCGACTTCTGGGGCGGCATGGTCAAGGGACTGGTCTTCAGCTTCCTGGTGGCGGGCGTGGGCTGCCTGCGGGGCATCCAGACACGTTCCGGCGCAAGCGCCGTGGGCCTGTCCACCACCAGCGCCGTGGTCTCCGGCATCATCCTCATAGCCTTTGCCGACGGCCTCTTCGCCGTGGTGTATTACTACTTGGGAATATAG
- a CDS encoding Lrp/AsnC family transcriptional regulator: protein MNNRKIDKLDLEILNILQEDGKVSNAEIARKVGKAPSAVLERVRKLRKSGIIKGYECIVNHKALGRGLTAFTSIRVEEGVGATEVGEKLAEFPEVLEVHYTAGRDSYLVKVRVEDTEALQTTLAKFGTIGPVRDTNSTIVLTTVKESRIIPLPHEND, encoded by the coding sequence ATGAATAACAGAAAGATTGACAAATTGGATTTGGAGATTCTGAATATCCTTCAGGAAGACGGAAAGGTATCCAATGCCGAGATCGCCCGGAAGGTCGGCAAGGCTCCTTCGGCCGTTTTGGAGCGCGTGCGCAAGCTGAGGAAGAGCGGAATCATCAAAGGCTATGAATGTATTGTCAACCACAAAGCTCTGGGGCGGGGCTTGACGGCCTTCACCTCCATCCGGGTGGAAGAGGGCGTGGGCGCCACCGAGGTCGGCGAGAAGCTGGCCGAGTTCCCCGAGGTTCTGGAGGTTCATTACACGGCAGGGCGGGATTCGTATTTGGTCAAGGTTCGGGTCGAGGACACCGAGGCGTTGCAGACGACGCTGGCCAAGTTCGGGACCATCGGGCCGGTCAGGGACACCAACTCGACCATCGTGCTAACCACGGTCAAGGAGTCGAGGATTATACCGCTGCCCCACGAAAACGACTAG